A genomic window from Pecten maximus chromosome 6, xPecMax1.1, whole genome shotgun sequence includes:
- the LOC117329275 gene encoding leucine-rich repeat-containing protein 24-like encodes MDALLHFMIYLILMNFTSGTYECPNMCRCHYNVTVSCDAGLQTIPTDISELTKSLHLAGNVTLHNSFQRVQSTDLPNLADLRHFTFSFNDIEVIDNYTFRRFKELRQLKLNHNNIKQIGPATFTGLAKLEVLDLSGNSGIKILDGTFRELPALQELYLGEINLLEIDLHVFDCLNVLKVLDIHGNSIKNLGTEHMSLFPALKVLDISSNSLTALDEKVWESMSKLQTVYIGLNSWQCNCQVKNLKNSPALRNITDALICAGPSRLQYMPLSHVLDSSLKCQPPKIIDCDKISSKLTTGDGFQITCNISGDPFPYVEWKTPSGDLLYPYNSTLGSFSVFENGSLHVFPISSADSGSWTLKVSNPEGIVERDFKVDIQVNAPMTIPSTPTKTATGSRHWMNTLSPTIQTTGRKRGTSAPTTNSHTTSRNPTAPLFSTQHIASARTAPTQIPFTIKQTNYKTPEHPRTADFNHQTSQGSSESGWGYTGIIVASVVGGCSLIVITTLLILLFKCASAKKKVGTTFTENTRSTRHRRQAFV; translated from the coding sequence ATGGACGCGCTTCTACACTTTATGATTTACCTTATACTGATGAACTTTACATCCGGGACATACGAATGTCCGAACATGTGCCGGTGTCATTACAATGTCACAGTATCATGTGATGCCGGTCTTCAAACAATCCCCACGGACATTTCGGAACTCACGAAATCGTTACATCTGGCTGGGAATGTGACCTTACACAACAGTTTTCAGCGTGTTCAGTCAACTGACTTACCAAACCTTGCCGATCTCCGTCACTTTACATTCAGTTTTAATGATATAGAGGTTATTGACAATTACACTTTTAGAAGATTTAAAGAACTCAGGCAACTAAAACTAaatcacaacaatatcaaacagaTCGGACCAGCAACATTCACCGGACTCGCAAAATTGGAAGTTCTAGACTTATCTGGAAATTCAGGTATTAAAATCCTCGATGGTACTTTCCGGGAACTTCCTGCGCTTCAGGAACTGTATCTAGGAGAAATTAACTTACTGGAAATAGACTTGCATGTTTTTGactgtttaaatgttttaaaagtcttGGACATACATGGTAATTCAATCAAGAATCTTGGAACAGAGCACATGAGTTTATTTCCTGCATTGAAAGTACTGGATATTTCCTCAAACTCACTGACAGCGTTAGATGAAAAAGTATGGGAATCTATGTCCAAACTACAAACAGTATACATTGGCCTTAACTCGTGGCAATGCAATTGTCAGGTAAAAAACCTAAAGAATTCTCCAGCACTCAGAAACATCACAGACGCGCTCATTTGTGCCGGGCCGAGCCGACTTCAATATATGCCACTTTCGCACGTCCTTGATTCCAGCTTAAAATGTCAGCCACCGAAAATCATTGACTGTGACAAAATTTCGTCAAAGTTAACGACGGGGGATGGATTTCAAATTACATGCAATATATCTGGTGATCCTTTCCCATATGTAGAGTGGAAAACTCCCAGCGGAGACCTGCTGTATCCCTACAATTCCACGTTAGGATCATTTTCTGTGTTTGAAAATGGATCGTTACATGTATTTCCAATCTCATCGGCAGACAGTGGCAGTTGGACATTGAAAGTATCGAACCCAGAAGGTATAGTTGAGAGAGACTTCAAAGTTGATATTCAAGTTAATGCACCAATGACGATTCCATCAACACCCACTAAAACAGCGACGGGAAGTCGACATTGGATGAATACACTGTCGCCAACTATACAAACCACAGGGAGGAAAAGGGGTACATCGGCACCAACCACCAACAGCCATACAACGTCAAGAAACCCTACAGCACCATTGTTTTCAACGCAACATATCGCTTCTGCGAGGACAGCTCCAACACAGATTCCTTTCacaattaaacaaacaaactacaAAACACCTGAACATCCTAGAACGGCCGATTTCAATCACCAAACTTCCCAGGGATCATCGGAGAGTGGCTGGGGTTATACGGGTATCATCGTGGCGTCTGTAGTAGGTGGCTGTAGTTTAATTGTCATCACAACTCTGCTGATACTTCTGTTTAAATGTGCATCAGCCAAGAAGAAAGTAGGTACTACTTTTACCGAAAATACCAGGTCTACACGCCATCGACGACAGGCGTTTGTGTGA